In Terriglobus sp. TAA 43, a single window of DNA contains:
- a CDS encoding multicopper oxidase family protein, with product MSTRRSFLQRAAAWSAALLATGREVKAEVATSIPQNTAQQVHAKGGYLGTASGSLSKIETGARPKGTVPVITTEVGDLPFEMDGDVKVFRLTASVFRQQIAPQKWADVWGFNGSAPGPTIQVTQGDKIRVIYKNELPEPTSIHWHGFEDTIANDGMPGISQPPIKPGGSFTYNFTIRQEGTFFYHSHMAMQEMAGMLGAVIMHPKVPYRPHCEKDYVIHLQEFALLANQTIPDTMKMEYNWLLLNGKASPATTPLIVKQGERIRIRFVNMGMDHHPMHVHGHTFYTTGTEGGRIPETAWWPGNTVLVGVGQARDVEFVADNPGDWMLHCHLPHHMMNQMVTQVGPMTRPMKMGVAAKPALRKGHAALADADMDPSMMGMMQQQMDGSPRMSAQQRKQQEAFDTSNEGMMQQMQEAAPNAENVPNYPQDALMEGPMMQMDALVNRPENLGLNAGWSRFMQGMMTFVRVLPAEQYDRVIAAMKAANRPNDPMASLYGGAATSVVAKAQEVRR from the coding sequence ATGTCGACACGCAGATCGTTTCTGCAGCGTGCTGCTGCATGGTCCGCAGCATTGCTTGCCACTGGGCGCGAAGTTAAAGCGGAGGTGGCCACTTCTATCCCGCAAAATACAGCGCAGCAAGTGCATGCGAAAGGCGGATACCTGGGCACCGCCAGTGGCTCGCTTTCGAAGATCGAAACAGGTGCAAGGCCCAAGGGGACGGTGCCTGTCATCACCACCGAAGTGGGCGACTTGCCGTTCGAGATGGATGGCGATGTGAAGGTGTTTCGTTTGACTGCGAGCGTATTTCGCCAACAGATAGCGCCGCAGAAGTGGGCGGATGTGTGGGGCTTCAACGGCAGTGCGCCGGGGCCTACGATTCAGGTGACGCAGGGCGACAAGATCCGTGTGATTTACAAGAATGAACTGCCTGAGCCGACCTCGATCCATTGGCACGGGTTTGAAGACACCATTGCGAACGATGGGATGCCGGGCATTAGTCAGCCGCCCATCAAGCCGGGCGGGAGCTTCACCTATAACTTCACCATCAGGCAGGAAGGCACCTTCTTCTACCACTCGCACATGGCGATGCAGGAGATGGCAGGTATGTTGGGCGCGGTGATCATGCACCCGAAGGTGCCGTATCGTCCGCACTGTGAGAAGGACTACGTCATCCATCTTCAGGAGTTCGCGCTGCTTGCGAATCAGACGATCCCCGACACCATGAAGATGGAGTACAACTGGCTGCTGTTAAACGGCAAGGCAAGTCCGGCGACCACGCCGCTGATTGTGAAGCAGGGCGAGCGCATACGCATTCGCTTTGTGAACATGGGCATGGATCATCATCCGATGCATGTGCATGGACACACGTTCTACACCACAGGCACAGAAGGTGGCCGCATTCCGGAGACGGCATGGTGGCCCGGAAATACTGTGCTGGTTGGCGTTGGACAGGCGCGCGATGTGGAGTTCGTTGCGGACAATCCTGGCGACTGGATGTTGCACTGCCATCTGCCGCACCACATGATGAACCAGATGGTGACGCAGGTGGGACCGATGACGCGACCCATGAAGATGGGTGTAGCCGCAAAGCCTGCACTGCGCAAGGGTCATGCTGCTCTGGCTGACGCCGACATGGATCCATCGATGATGGGCATGATGCAGCAACAGATGGACGGTTCGCCCCGCATGAGTGCACAGCAGCGGAAACAGCAGGAAGCTTTTGATACCAGCAACGAAGGCATGATGCAGCAGATGCAAGAGGCAGCGCCCAATGCGGAGAACGTGCCGAACTATCCGCAGGATGCGTTGATGGAAGGGCCGATGATGCAGATGGATGCATTGGTTAATCGCCCGGAAAACCTCGGTTTGAATGCGGGTTGGAGCCGTTTTATGCAGGGCATGATGACGTTTGTGCGTGTGCTTCCTGCCGAACAATATGATCGCGTGATTGCTGCTATGAAAGCTGCGAATCGTCCGAATGATCCAATGGCCTCGTTGTACGGCGGTGCTGCAACGAGTGTCGTCGCGAAGGCTCAGGAGGTGCGTCGATGA
- a CDS encoding aspartate ammonia-lyase produces the protein MNTRREKDSLGYVEVPTEALYGAQTARAIVNFPISGLRANPFLVRALALIKFAAAKVNGDLGLITPEQSRAIQLAAQEVLDGQHLDQFVVDVFQAGAGVSLHMNANEVLANRASQILGGNLGEYALAHPNDHVNYGQSTNDVFPTAMRLSALLALQELYPVLESLSEGLEAKAAEFDHILKSGRTHMQDAVPIRLGQEFAAYAVAIRRAKTFIAESSAGLRELGLGGSAVGTGINTHPKYRFLAVGLLTERTGEPLTAADDMRYAMQSCAPMASLSGALRTLALEIIRISNDLRLLSSGPNTGFREIDLPSLQPGSSIMPGKVNPVLPELVAMVGFQVCGNDAAVAMAVQAGQLELNVMMPSMAHNVLQSITILTNTLHELDHRCIRGITANEARCAFYAQSTVSLATALNPYIGYAKAAEVVKESIATGRSIIDLVREKDLLTEHQIDTILDARAMTEPREKEDA, from the coding sequence ATGAACACGCGCAGGGAAAAAGATTCGCTTGGCTACGTGGAGGTTCCCACAGAAGCGCTGTACGGAGCGCAGACCGCACGTGCCATCGTGAACTTCCCCATCAGCGGCCTCCGCGCCAATCCTTTTCTTGTTCGTGCATTGGCACTTATTAAATTCGCCGCTGCAAAGGTGAATGGCGACCTTGGTCTCATCACGCCGGAACAGTCCCGCGCCATCCAGCTGGCAGCGCAGGAAGTTCTCGACGGTCAGCATCTTGATCAGTTCGTTGTGGACGTGTTCCAGGCCGGTGCAGGTGTTTCGCTGCACATGAACGCAAATGAAGTTCTGGCAAACCGGGCTTCGCAGATCCTTGGGGGCAATCTCGGCGAATACGCGTTGGCGCACCCGAACGACCACGTGAACTACGGTCAAAGTACAAATGACGTCTTCCCCACTGCCATGCGCCTCTCTGCCCTGCTTGCCCTGCAGGAGCTCTATCCGGTGCTGGAATCATTGTCAGAGGGTCTCGAAGCAAAAGCCGCGGAATTTGATCACATTCTGAAATCCGGCCGCACGCACATGCAGGATGCCGTTCCCATCCGTCTTGGCCAGGAGTTCGCAGCCTACGCTGTCGCCATCCGTCGCGCCAAAACTTTCATTGCAGAATCGAGCGCCGGTCTTCGCGAACTTGGGCTCGGAGGCTCGGCCGTTGGCACCGGCATCAATACCCATCCGAAGTATCGTTTTCTGGCGGTTGGTTTGTTAACCGAACGAACGGGAGAACCCCTTACCGCTGCCGACGATATGCGCTACGCCATGCAGTCGTGTGCGCCCATGGCCAGCCTGTCCGGTGCGCTGCGAACATTGGCGCTGGAAATCATTCGCATCTCCAACGACCTTCGTCTTTTGTCCTCCGGCCCAAACACCGGTTTCCGGGAGATCGATCTTCCCAGTCTGCAACCGGGCTCGTCCATCATGCCGGGCAAGGTCAATCCCGTACTGCCGGAACTCGTTGCGATGGTCGGTTTTCAGGTCTGCGGCAACGATGCTGCGGTCGCCATGGCAGTACAGGCTGGCCAACTTGAATTGAATGTGATGATGCCCTCGATGGCGCACAACGTACTCCAGTCCATCACCATCCTCACCAATACACTGCACGAGCTGGATCACCGCTGCATCCGCGGCATCACAGCCAACGAAGCCCGCTGCGCCTTCTATGCGCAATCTACGGTCTCACTAGCCACCGCACTGAATCCTTATATCGGCTATGCGAAAGCAGCCGAGGTCGTGAAAGAATCCATCGCTACCGGACGTTCCATCATCGACCTTGTGCGCGAGAAAGACCTACTGACAGAACACCAGATCGACACCATTCTCGACGCACGAGCCATGACCGAACCGCGCGAAAAAGAAGACGCCTAA
- a CDS encoding TolC family protein translates to MRMHSLVLACVMATGAAAAQSMEGMQHDRGAMQQQQQPSLPAAAATLAYPMQAVQEPEALELRTGENLPAPELLKDVMQKPAMTLAQWLDLAEAHHPSLIEARAAVTRSEQQARQVALPPDPVVGYSGEHIRGGNYHGGEQGVFLSQEIVLGGKLALRRDVVRAEGKANELGVEMQRARVHNDVAQRFFDALSAQVSVTIHERMLKRAEDAQVNAHELMRVGQADAADVLKAEIQAEQAKMDFVEAQRMFLAWFGRLAATAGMSTMNAQPLDGKLTEPPQMDVQDLIRKGVEESPAIKQATASVAIAETQVKSAKRESIPDVKITAGEWYSGERLDRTNKAAGWMGFAQAGVQLPLWNRNQGNVGAAKAELSRAQAAVARTQMWTRERAEPIAQQYEQSRFAAERYRTQMLPRARRAYELEVMKYQQMGQAYPKVLESQALLYELQLGYVKALHDEWSAAIALENFTLDGALEKPVSIGAEDAMRNLPSSAGN, encoded by the coding sequence ATGAGGATGCATTCTCTGGTATTGGCATGCGTGATGGCGACGGGCGCTGCTGCAGCACAATCGATGGAAGGTATGCAACATGACCGTGGCGCGATGCAGCAACAACAGCAACCAAGTCTGCCTGCAGCTGCGGCTACGCTCGCATATCCTATGCAGGCGGTGCAGGAGCCTGAGGCACTGGAGTTGCGCACGGGCGAGAATCTTCCGGCGCCGGAATTGTTAAAGGACGTTATGCAAAAGCCTGCGATGACGTTGGCGCAGTGGCTGGATCTTGCTGAGGCGCACCATCCTTCGCTCATTGAGGCGCGTGCCGCTGTCACACGTAGCGAACAGCAGGCACGGCAGGTAGCATTACCTCCTGATCCGGTGGTTGGCTACTCGGGAGAGCACATTCGTGGGGGTAACTATCATGGCGGTGAGCAAGGCGTGTTTCTCTCGCAGGAGATTGTGTTGGGAGGGAAGCTGGCTCTGCGCCGTGATGTAGTGCGCGCGGAAGGCAAGGCAAATGAGCTTGGCGTAGAGATGCAGCGAGCGCGTGTTCATAACGACGTTGCGCAGCGGTTCTTCGATGCATTGAGTGCCCAAGTTTCCGTGACCATTCATGAACGTATGTTGAAGCGCGCCGAAGACGCGCAGGTGAATGCGCATGAGTTAATGCGCGTGGGACAAGCGGATGCGGCAGACGTATTGAAAGCCGAGATACAGGCAGAGCAGGCCAAGATGGACTTTGTTGAAGCGCAGCGTATGTTTCTTGCGTGGTTCGGAAGGCTTGCGGCCACAGCAGGTATGTCGACGATGAACGCGCAGCCGTTGGACGGAAAACTGACAGAGCCGCCACAGATGGATGTGCAGGACTTGATTCGTAAGGGAGTAGAAGAAAGCCCTGCGATCAAGCAGGCAACCGCCTCGGTTGCGATTGCAGAGACGCAGGTGAAATCTGCGAAACGCGAATCGATTCCTGATGTGAAGATCACCGCAGGCGAATGGTATTCCGGCGAGCGACTGGATAGAACCAACAAGGCCGCGGGTTGGATGGGATTTGCGCAGGCGGGTGTGCAGTTGCCGTTATGGAATCGTAACCAGGGGAATGTCGGTGCGGCTAAAGCGGAACTTTCCCGTGCTCAGGCTGCGGTGGCTCGAACGCAGATGTGGACACGGGAGCGAGCGGAGCCGATTGCACAGCAGTATGAACAGTCACGATTCGCGGCGGAACGATATCGCACACAGATGTTGCCAAGAGCGCGCCGGGCTTATGAATTGGAAGTGATGAAGTACCAGCAGATGGGGCAAGCATATCCGAAAGTGCTTGAGTCACAGGCGCTGTTGTATGAGTTACAGCTCGGGTATGTGAAGGCTCTACACGATGAGTGGTCGGCGGCAATTGCTTTGGAAAACTTTACTCTGGATGGAGCGTTGGAAAAGCCTGTGAGCATCGGCGCGGAAGACGCGATGCGGAATCTGCCTTCAAGTGCGGGGAATTGA
- the asnB gene encoding asparagine synthase (glutamine-hydrolyzing), with protein MCGIAGFLALTAPVTSPFETLNTMAYQMRNRGPDAYGSWVGPQSEIGMAHRRLSIIDPTQDSDQPMQLKGGSLTIVFNGEIYNFRELRAQLEFYGHRFLTESDTEVLLHMYQQYGLDMLPMLRGMYAFAIWDRDSRTLVLARDPLGIKPMYYSVVNGKFCFASQVKSLTPLLDTYTPDPAGQAAFLLWGSVPEPYTLYREIRCMPAGSVMIVESGCEPRIIQGETVSDVFAAAAEQEVTQDSSERQHVLREALMDSVYAHMIADVPVALFLSAGLDSATIAGLLSERKEGAPETMTLGFTGGNIANETKLASEIADFYGLGHKERYYGAREFAQMYEAFVEAMDQPTIDGMNVFMISRMAKDFGYKVAISGIGGDELFAGYPSFRQVPSMKRTFQWANGIPGIGQTFRWLSAPLLRRITSPKYAGLLEYGANIQGSYLLRRGLFMPWELKEVMDPDMARDGLRELEETGLIGLRLPTAMQSGDVDKMHVHILEMTMYMRNQLLRDADWAGMANSVEIRVPFADWKLLKILAPYIVHGGFTKQDMVATPTRHLPAHILNRPKTGFAAPVRDWLSEGFPGEKPKRGLRGWALHLQRAFAAG; from the coding sequence ATGTGTGGTATCGCAGGATTTCTGGCCCTAACCGCGCCAGTGACTTCTCCATTTGAAACGCTGAATACCATGGCGTACCAAATGAGAAACCGGGGTCCAGACGCGTATGGCTCGTGGGTAGGCCCACAGTCAGAAATCGGTATGGCGCACCGCCGTTTATCGATCATTGATCCCACACAAGACTCTGACCAGCCGATGCAACTTAAGGGCGGCTCTCTCACCATCGTCTTCAATGGAGAGATCTACAACTTTCGCGAACTTCGTGCGCAATTGGAGTTTTACGGGCATCGCTTTCTGACTGAGAGCGACACAGAGGTCCTTCTCCACATGTACCAGCAATACGGGCTGGACATGCTTCCGATGCTTCGAGGGATGTATGCCTTCGCCATATGGGACCGAGACAGCCGGACACTTGTGTTGGCACGGGATCCCTTGGGCATCAAGCCCATGTACTACAGCGTGGTCAATGGCAAGTTTTGTTTTGCTTCGCAGGTGAAATCACTCACGCCACTGCTGGACACATACACTCCTGATCCCGCAGGGCAGGCAGCCTTTCTCTTGTGGGGTTCGGTTCCTGAGCCTTACACGCTCTATCGTGAGATTCGCTGTATGCCTGCGGGATCCGTGATGATCGTAGAGTCGGGATGTGAGCCTCGGATCATACAGGGCGAGACCGTCAGCGACGTCTTTGCCGCAGCCGCGGAACAAGAGGTGACGCAGGATTCGTCGGAGCGACAGCATGTACTCCGCGAAGCACTGATGGACTCCGTTTACGCCCATATGATCGCTGACGTCCCAGTGGCCCTTTTCCTATCGGCAGGGCTGGATTCTGCAACCATCGCGGGTTTGCTGAGCGAAAGAAAAGAAGGGGCCCCCGAAACAATGACGCTTGGGTTTACCGGGGGCAACATCGCGAACGAAACGAAACTAGCCAGCGAAATCGCTGATTTTTACGGGTTGGGGCATAAGGAAAGGTATTACGGCGCACGCGAGTTCGCCCAGATGTACGAGGCGTTCGTAGAGGCGATGGACCAGCCCACCATCGACGGAATGAACGTCTTCATGATCAGCCGCATGGCCAAAGATTTTGGTTACAAAGTGGCCATCTCTGGAATCGGAGGCGACGAACTCTTTGCCGGTTATCCCAGCTTCCGTCAGGTCCCTTCGATGAAACGGACGTTTCAGTGGGCGAATGGCATCCCCGGCATAGGGCAGACATTCAGGTGGCTATCCGCACCTTTATTACGTCGGATCACGTCCCCGAAATACGCAGGTCTGCTGGAATACGGCGCAAATATCCAGGGTTCTTACCTGCTACGCCGCGGCCTCTTCATGCCATGGGAATTAAAGGAAGTAATGGACCCGGACATGGCCCGCGACGGCCTGCGTGAACTGGAGGAGACAGGCCTGATTGGGCTTCGCCTTCCGACGGCGATGCAGTCCGGCGATGTAGACAAAATGCATGTGCACATCCTTGAAATGACAATGTATATGCGGAACCAGTTGTTGAGAGATGCCGATTGGGCAGGCATGGCAAACTCTGTCGAAATACGAGTTCCATTTGCCGACTGGAAACTGTTGAAGATCCTTGCTCCCTATATCGTGCACGGGGGCTTCACGAAACAGGATATGGTCGCTACTCCCACGAGACATTTGCCGGCCCATATCCTGAATCGACCCAAGACCGGTTTCGCTGCTCCTGTCCGCGACTGGCTAAGCGAAGGTTTCCCGGGAGAAAAGCCAAAGCGTGGACTGAGGGGCTGGGCGCTTCATCTACAGAGGGCGTTCGCTGCGGGATGA
- a CDS encoding carboxypeptidase-like regulatory domain-containing protein, whose protein sequence is MKRFPFFMVVLAGVFALAGVASAGAQFIPGMSRNANGTGSAGEKGLGIGTYDTKTVVHERVVSGVVKSKDGAPLKGAVVYLKNDGNKNVKSVTVDETGKFRFVQLSRTVDYQLWAESKDKKTDPKTISQFDTRDLITRELTVE, encoded by the coding sequence ATGAAGCGTTTCCCTTTTTTCATGGTTGTTCTTGCCGGAGTGTTCGCCCTTGCCGGAGTTGCGAGTGCAGGCGCCCAGTTTATTCCGGGCATGAGCCGCAACGCGAACGGGACAGGCTCGGCCGGTGAGAAGGGTCTTGGCATTGGCACTTATGACACGAAGACAGTGGTGCATGAACGCGTGGTCAGTGGTGTCGTGAAGAGCAAAGACGGCGCACCGCTGAAGGGCGCTGTGGTGTACCTGAAGAATGACGGCAACAAGAATGTGAAGTCCGTAACCGTGGATGAAACGGGCAAGTTCCGTTTTGTGCAGCTTTCGCGCACGGTGGACTATCAGCTCTGGGCCGAATCGAAGGATAAGAAGACCGATCCGAAGACGATCAGCCAGTTCGATACGCGCGATTTGATTACCCGTGAACTGACCGTCGAGTAG
- a CDS encoding cytochrome c yields MAKQSRNSGRSSRRSGGNGIGKFILGMLLGAALTLLTIAAWMRFGKPPVAVSDAASLWEPLVASVPANARAKAEAKTPPFPASEDTFEAAAKLYRQQCASCHGAPGQSSATGRAMSPRAPQFFSPQDKSVLASQKPGEIYWKTAYGIRRTGMPAFGKTFTDTQLWQISLLLQASNSELPDPVRNLLTEGLPPLQPTEIKP; encoded by the coding sequence ATGGCAAAACAGAGCAGAAATTCCGGCAGATCCAGCCGCCGCAGTGGTGGCAACGGCATCGGCAAGTTCATCCTGGGCATGTTGCTTGGCGCCGCCCTCACCCTGCTGACCATCGCTGCGTGGATGCGTTTCGGCAAGCCACCCGTCGCCGTCAGCGATGCCGCATCACTCTGGGAGCCGCTGGTGGCCAGCGTTCCGGCCAATGCACGCGCAAAGGCCGAAGCAAAGACTCCACCCTTCCCTGCCAGCGAAGACACCTTCGAAGCGGCCGCGAAGCTCTATCGGCAACAGTGCGCGTCATGCCACGGCGCGCCGGGGCAAAGCTCTGCGACCGGACGAGCCATGTCGCCCCGAGCTCCGCAGTTCTTCTCACCACAGGACAAATCCGTTCTTGCTTCCCAGAAGCCGGGTGAGATCTATTGGAAGACCGCGTATGGCATCCGCCGCACCGGCATGCCCGCTTTCGGCAAGACCTTTACCGATACGCAACTGTGGCAAATCAGCCTTCTGCTGCAGGCTTCCAACAGCGAACTGCCAGACCCCGTACGCAACTTACTCACAGAGGGGTTGCCTCCACTGCAACCCACAGAGATCAAGCCATGA
- a CDS encoding amidase, producing the protein MRSIGDVLQQLHSGATTSRMLVEQCLTNIADPNGEGARTFTRINDKALQQANEADALLREGNTANKPLLGLPISVKDLFDVEGETTTAGSVVLSEEPPADQDAAIIARVRSAGAVIIGRTNMTEFAYSGLGLNPHYGTPANPWDRAHRRIPGGSSSGAAISVTDDMAIAAIGTDTGGSVRIPSALCGLTGFKPTAGRIPLHGTVPLARSLDSVGPLAATVDCCARLDAVLSGESYTPQPAFPLSNLKFGILQGYVLEGLDDATATAFQNALLALKEAGATIEPVEFPALARIPASNQTAAAEAYAWHRRSLATNGHRYDPHVSTRILHGANMLAADLLDLMQARREIITESMQVFAGYDAILLPTTPIIAPPIADLEQDDTAYFNANGLMLRNTSIFNFLDGCGLSVPCHRHGEAPVGLMIAGTHGHDAHILRVGSAIEAALSPLRQ; encoded by the coding sequence ATGCGTTCGATTGGCGATGTTCTGCAACAACTTCACTCTGGAGCAACAACCAGCCGCATGCTGGTTGAGCAATGCCTCACCAACATCGCTGATCCCAATGGCGAAGGCGCGCGCACCTTCACGCGCATCAACGACAAAGCGCTGCAACAAGCTAACGAAGCAGACGCTCTCCTCCGCGAGGGCAATACGGCGAACAAGCCTTTGTTGGGACTTCCCATCTCCGTTAAAGACCTTTTCGATGTCGAAGGCGAAACTACCACCGCAGGCTCGGTAGTTCTGAGCGAAGAGCCTCCAGCCGATCAGGACGCGGCCATCATTGCACGCGTGCGCTCCGCCGGAGCCGTCATCATTGGTCGCACGAACATGACAGAGTTCGCCTACAGCGGGCTCGGCTTGAACCCACACTACGGCACTCCCGCTAACCCGTGGGATCGCGCCCATCGCCGCATCCCCGGCGGTTCGTCGAGCGGCGCAGCTATCTCAGTGACCGATGACATGGCCATCGCAGCCATCGGTACCGATACGGGTGGGTCCGTGCGAATCCCGTCTGCCTTATGCGGACTTACTGGTTTCAAACCCACAGCGGGTCGCATTCCCCTGCACGGCACGGTGCCACTGGCTCGTAGCCTTGATTCCGTAGGCCCGCTCGCAGCCACAGTGGATTGCTGCGCCCGATTGGACGCTGTGCTCTCAGGCGAGAGCTACACACCGCAGCCGGCATTCCCTCTGAGCAACCTGAAGTTCGGCATCCTGCAGGGTTACGTTCTTGAAGGATTGGATGATGCCACTGCCACAGCCTTCCAGAACGCGCTCCTTGCGTTGAAAGAAGCCGGTGCGACCATAGAACCAGTGGAGTTCCCCGCGCTGGCGCGCATTCCTGCAAGCAACCAGACTGCGGCCGCAGAAGCCTATGCGTGGCACAGACGCTCGCTTGCAACCAACGGACACCGCTATGATCCACACGTCTCCACACGCATCCTGCACGGGGCCAACATGCTCGCCGCAGATTTACTCGACCTGATGCAGGCGCGCCGCGAAATCATCACTGAATCCATGCAAGTCTTCGCTGGCTACGATGCCATTCTGCTGCCCACCACGCCCATCATTGCGCCGCCCATCGCGGATCTGGAGCAGGACGACACAGCCTACTTCAATGCCAATGGGCTGATGCTGCGTAACACCAGCATCTTCAACTTTCTTGACGGCTGCGGACTTTCCGTTCCCTGTCACCGCCACGGTGAAGCGCCCGTCGGCCTGATGATCGCCGGCACTCACGGCCACGATGCCCACATACTGCGCGTGGGCTCTGCAATCGAAGCGGCTCTATCGCCGTTGCGCCAATAA
- a CDS encoding fumarate hydratase: protein MTQIKQEDFIASVADALQYISYYHPVDYITNLARAYELEESVAAKDAMAQILINSRMCAEGHRPICQDTGIVSVFLKIGMGVQFADATMDVQQMCDEGVRRAYLDPDNTLRASVLADPAFSRKNTKDNTPAVVVTELVTGDGVDVIVAAKGGGSEAKSKFAMLNPSDSIVDWVLKMVPQMGAGWCPPGMLGIGIGGTAEKAMLLAKQSLMEPIDMQELIAHGPQNKTEELRIELYRKVNALGIGAQGLGGLTTVLDIKILDAPTHAANLPVAMIPNCAATRHVHFHLDGSGPAKLDPPSLEDWPKLTYNPTNARRVNLDTVTREEVAIWQAGETVLLNGKLLTGRDAAHKRMTDMLNRGEKLPVDFTNRFIYYVGPVDPVREEVVGPAGPTTATRMDKFTRQMLEQTGLLGMVGKSERGPQAIEAIKNNGAVYLMAVGGAAYLVSKAIKASKVLAFEDLGMEAIYEFEVVDMPVTVAVSADGTSVHTTGPAEWSARIAASQDLGGVPILQ from the coding sequence ATGACCCAGATCAAGCAGGAAGACTTCATCGCCAGCGTTGCGGACGCGCTGCAGTACATCAGCTACTACCATCCCGTGGACTACATCACGAACCTCGCTCGAGCATATGAGCTGGAGGAGTCGGTGGCAGCCAAGGATGCGATGGCGCAGATTTTGATCAATAGCCGGATGTGCGCGGAGGGGCATCGTCCCATCTGTCAGGACACCGGTATCGTGTCAGTCTTCCTGAAGATCGGCATGGGCGTGCAGTTTGCCGATGCCACCATGGACGTGCAGCAGATGTGTGACGAAGGCGTGCGTCGTGCGTATCTGGACCCGGACAATACGCTGCGTGCGTCGGTGCTGGCGGATCCCGCGTTCAGCCGAAAGAATACCAAGGACAATACGCCTGCCGTTGTGGTCACCGAGCTGGTCACGGGGGATGGCGTGGATGTAATCGTGGCGGCGAAGGGCGGCGGCAGCGAGGCAAAGAGCAAGTTCGCCATGTTGAACCCGTCGGACAGCATTGTGGATTGGGTGTTGAAGATGGTGCCGCAGATGGGTGCGGGATGGTGTCCGCCAGGGATGCTCGGTATTGGCATTGGTGGGACGGCGGAGAAGGCGATGCTGCTGGCGAAGCAGTCGCTGATGGAACCCATCGATATGCAGGAGCTGATTGCGCACGGTCCGCAGAACAAGACTGAGGAGCTGCGCATTGAACTGTATCGCAAGGTGAATGCGCTGGGTATTGGTGCGCAGGGGCTTGGCGGCCTTACAACTGTGCTGGATATCAAGATTCTCGACGCCCCAACGCACGCTGCGAATCTTCCCGTTGCCATGATTCCGAATTGCGCGGCCACACGGCATGTGCATTTTCACCTGGACGGGAGCGGACCGGCGAAGCTTGACCCGCCGTCGCTGGAAGACTGGCCAAAGCTGACTTACAACCCCACGAATGCGCGCCGCGTGAATCTGGATACGGTGACGCGTGAGGAAGTGGCGATCTGGCAGGCGGGTGAAACTGTCCTGTTGAATGGCAAGCTGCTGACAGGACGTGACGCTGCCCACAAGCGCATGACGGACATGCTGAACCGTGGTGAGAAGCTGCCGGTGGATTTCACGAATCGCTTCATCTACTACGTTGGCCCGGTTGATCCGGTGCGTGAAGAGGTGGTTGGGCCAGCGGGGCCGACGACCGCAACGCGGATGGATAAGTTCACGCGGCAGATGTTGGAACAGACCGGTCTTCTGGGCATGGTGGGCAAGAGCGAACGTGGACCGCAGGCGATCGAAGCCATTAAGAACAATGGCGCGGTGTATCTGATGGCAGTTGGCGGCGCGGCGTACCTGGTGTCGAAGGCTATCAAGGCGTCGAAGGTGCTGGCGTTTGAAGACCTTGGCATGGAGGCGATCTATGAGTTTGAGGTCGTGGATATGCCCGTGACTGTTGCGGTTAGTGCGGATGGCACCAGCGTTCATACCACTGGTCCGGCTGAATGGTCTGCACGCATCGCTGCTTCGCAAGACCTTGGCGGTGTGCCGATTCTTCAGTAG